A region of Vigna radiata var. radiata cultivar VC1973A chromosome 6, Vradiata_ver6, whole genome shotgun sequence DNA encodes the following proteins:
- the LOC106763390 gene encoding uncharacterized protein LOC106763390, protein MPTESRMLSCVAFAIMSLGLSRLSQSGFEVDLLYFFCGLLTVQLMKIKPWLGTVGGAFSYSLILLRSNLDLQPRSRYHGLQHQDHVVLEIGSXSQPQGTSNSVTQVDSTQIIMASSQPHPVIDMVWPSRGTRQSGSPVVSPQEGGAGGAPPENIYSXKECFMGCIEALKKENXSVIRAISMHVDKYLKASVLSEEQSSVPELHGDDNMVVDSLSSGMISKLCESVEKMVSDGFEEECLNVYSNWRREYLKESLWALGLQDEELNGEEINKSERIERLIKAMIIAARILFPNEKKTLQSCV, encoded by the coding sequence ATGCCTACAGAAAGCAGAATGCTTTCTTGTGTTGCTTTTGCTATCATGTCTCTAGGCTTGTCTAGGCTGAGTCAGTCAGGATTTGAGGTTGATCTCCTGTATTTCTTTTGTGGACTTCTGACCGTACAACTCATGAAAATAAAACCGTGGTTAGGCACTGTTGGAGGAGCTTTCAGTTATTCCCTCATCCTTCTTCGTTCCAATTTGGATCTTCAACCAAGAAGTCGGTATCATGGACTTCAACACCAAGATCATGTAGTGCTTGAAATTGGTTCTCNTTCACAACCACAAGGAACCAGTAATAGTGTTACTCAAGTGGATTCAACCCAAATAATTATGGCTAGTTCACAACCACACCCTGTCATTGATATGGTCTGGCCTTCAAGAGGAACAAGGCAGAGTGGTTCTCCAGTAGTTTCACCTCAAGAGGGTGGTGCTGGTGGTGCTCCTCCAGAAAACATTTATAGTANTAAGGAATGCTTCATGGGTTGTATAGAGGCTCTTAAGAAGGAGAATNGGAGCGTTATCAGAGCAATTTCCATGCATGTAGACAAATACCTTAAAGCTAGTGTTCTTAGTGAGGAGCAGAGTTCAGTGCCAGAATTGCATGGCGACGACAACATGGTGGTGGATTCATTGTCNTCAGGAATGATCAGCAAGCTTTGTGAAAGTGTAGAGAAGATGGTGTCAGATGGATTTGAGGAGGAATGCTTGAACGTGTACAGTAATTGGCGGAGGGAGTATCTGAAAGAAAGTCTCTGGGCATTAGGGTTGCAAGATGAAGAGCTCAACGGGGAAGAAATTAACAAGTCGGAGAGGATTGAGAGGCTCATAAAAGCTATGATCATAGCTGCGAGGATACTCTTTCCTAATGAAAAAAAGACTCTTCAATCGTGTGTTTAG